ACATGATCGGCCATGGCTTCCAGCGTTGCGGGCGAGCCGGTTCCCGTCAGCACGGCAACCTTCAAGCCGACACCCGCTGCCGCCCCCATATGCAGGTCATGATTGTTGTCGCCCACCATCGCGACCTGCGAAGGCTCAAGACCCACGGCCTTGCAGAAGCCAAGCACCATGCCCGGTTCCGGCTTGCAACCATGACCGCTGTCATAGCCCGCTATGAAATCGAGATGTTCGATGAAGCCGAACCGCCGGGCCGTCTCGCGGATCGATCGCTCGTTATCGCTGGAGGCGACGCCAAGCTTGAAACCGCGCGCCTTAAGGCGTCCGAAATAGCCGCCGAGATCCGTCACCGGCACGGAAAAATCAGATGCGCGGACAAACAGGTCGTCCAGTTCGATCGTCAGAGGACCAACGGCAAGCGGCGAACCGGCCGTGACGAAACCAGCCGCAATTTCGGCAGCAGTCCCTGCCGCAAACAGGCTGTCTGGCCGGGTCTTGCCCGTTGCCGGATCCATGCCGCAGGCGTTCATCAGGCGTTCTTCCAGTTCCACGCCACCGCCAGCCGCTGCAATACGCGCGGCCTCACGGTTCACCGGTCCCCAGCTTTCGTCATAGCGAATGAGGGTTCCATCCTTGTCGAACAGGAGGCCCTTGATGTGGGAGAGATCCGCAGCGTCTGCCATCAGCCACCTGCACCGGCAGGACGCAGACGGGCCGTTACCGTCAG
The window above is part of the Rhizobium rhizoryzae genome. Proteins encoded here:
- a CDS encoding HAD family hydrolase produces the protein MADAADLSHIKGLLFDKDGTLIRYDESWGPVNREAARIAAAGGGVELEERLMNACGMDPATGKTRPDSLFAAGTAAEIAAGFVTAGSPLAVGPLTIELDDLFVRASDFSVPVTDLGGYFGRLKARGFKLGVASSDNERSIRETARRFGFIEHLDFIAGYDSGHGCKPEPGMVLGFCKAVGLEPSQVAMVGDNNHDLHMGAAAGVGLKVAVLTGTGSPATLEAMADHVLGDITGLETLLPQAQTA